One Balneola sp. DNA window includes the following coding sequences:
- a CDS encoding glucose-1-phosphate thymidylyltransferase → MKLIIPMAGRGTRVRPHSHTVPKPLLPVAGTMIVERIVETFNRTLDRDISEIVYILGPDFGEDIKQPLREMSKRHNAEAIFEVQAEALGTAHAVACASDHLDGEVIIAFADTIFDSEEPFELGDADSVIWLKKVEDPSRFGVAVYEGDTITGFVEKPKEFISDLAIIGVYYFKSGNALKEKIEKVINDDMRGPGGEYFLTAALDMMIKEGKVFKTATVDEWLDCGTLLAWLETTGLITEKEFDGVDESKYPGSTIIPPVFIGEGVVIENSTVGPKVSIEAKTVIKNSKVENTIIRDNATLEDVETEGSTIGAHTHLKSVKGKVDVGDHSVLDMG, encoded by the coding sequence ATGAAATTAATTATCCCAATGGCCGGACGAGGAACACGAGTTCGTCCACATTCGCACACCGTACCTAAACCCCTTTTACCCGTAGCGGGAACCATGATTGTAGAGCGCATTGTGGAGACCTTTAACCGCACGCTCGATCGTGATATCAGTGAAATTGTGTATATCCTCGGTCCTGATTTTGGGGAAGACATCAAGCAGCCATTGCGTGAAATGAGTAAGCGACATAATGCAGAAGCCATTTTTGAAGTGCAGGCCGAAGCGTTAGGGACGGCACATGCAGTAGCTTGTGCGAGTGATCACCTAGACGGTGAGGTCATTATTGCTTTTGCGGACACCATTTTTGACAGTGAAGAACCTTTTGAATTAGGCGATGCCGATAGCGTTATCTGGTTGAAGAAAGTGGAAGATCCATCCCGCTTTGGAGTGGCTGTTTATGAAGGTGACACCATCACCGGTTTTGTAGAGAAGCCAAAAGAATTTATTTCAGACTTAGCCATTATCGGGGTGTACTACTTCAAGAGCGGTAATGCCCTGAAGGAGAAAATTGAGAAAGTTATTAATGATGATATGAGAGGTCCGGGTGGAGAATACTTCCTGACTGCGGCTTTAGATATGATGATTAAAGAAGGCAAAGTTTTCAAAACGGCAACCGTTGACGAATGGCTGGATTGCGGAACCCTTCTCGCGTGGCTGGAAACTACCGGACTCATCACCGAGAAAGAATTTGATGGAGTTGACGAGAGCAAATATCCGGGATCAACTATTATTCCGCCCGTATTTATTGGCGAAGGTGTAGTAATTGAGAACAGTACAGTAGGCCCTAAAGTCAGCATTGAGGCCAAAACAGTGATCAAGAACTCAAAAGTTGAAAACACTATCATTCGTGACAATGCTACTTTAGAGGATGTGGAAACTGAAGGATCAACTATTGGAGCGCACACCCATCTTAAAAGCGTGAAAGGTAAAGTGGATGTAGGAGATCATAGTGTGTTGGATATGGGGTGA
- a CDS encoding plasmid stabilization protein, which yields MEVILTDRFLTRIEGCTDYIALDHIPTAIQWAEGIFEYCEQLRTQPDSGRMVPEFNRPEIKELIHGNYRLVYELKPNRVDMLTIWHTSQVLPKKAY from the coding sequence ATGGAAGTAATTTTAACCGATCGATTTTTAACAAGGATTGAAGGGTGTACAGATTATATTGCTTTAGATCATATCCCTACGGCTATCCAATGGGCCGAAGGTATTTTTGAGTATTGTGAGCAACTGAGAACACAGCCCGATAGTGGAAGAATGGTTCCGGAGTTTAATCGACCAGAGATAAAGGAACTAATCCATGGTAATTATCGCCTGGTGTACGAGTTAAAACCAAATCGGGTAGACATGCTCACCATCTGGCATACAAGTCAAGTATTACCTAAAAAAGCATATTAA
- a CDS encoding prevent-host-death family protein, with the protein MNISITNDIEPLSEFRKNSADFVKRLKREKQPIVLTQHGKSAAVLMDVSEYERVTKKMEMLEDLLEAKQQVEQGKTYSVDEAKNRIESHLSKWK; encoded by the coding sequence ATGAATATTTCTATTACCAACGATATCGAACCCCTCTCTGAGTTTAGAAAGAACTCTGCTGATTTTGTGAAACGCTTAAAAAGGGAAAAGCAACCTATCGTACTTACTCAACATGGGAAGAGTGCTGCGGTTTTAATGGATGTATCAGAATATGAACGGGTCACTAAAAAAATGGAAATGCTGGAAGATTTACTGGAAGCCAAGCAACAGGTGGAACAAGGCAAGACCTATTCTGTAGATGAAGCAAAAAATAGAATCGAAAGTCATCTTTCTAAATGGAAGTAA